The following are from one region of the Vanessa atalanta chromosome 5, ilVanAtal1.2, whole genome shotgun sequence genome:
- the LOC125064147 gene encoding uncharacterized protein LOC125064147 isoform X1 → MSWTLYSVCVLCVCSIVRTQVIPSKSRASDGDFNNVNTDGSFDFGYANKDRGGSYHLAHGNANKVVGGRFGSREPGTDEIKETIYTAGPRGFRAKGPNVHRKIDLDQRPRGPIGNKDDPYFDPNEDPSYSFKVDTRTYSKNENADSRGDVKGHYSFVDDIGERHDVSYIAGKDTGFHVSSAHPDAPNLIGSPFHRAPLVRGESKSRGRTAVQRGLDGSYRFISAGPDQRRTESSDSHGNVRGSYTFLDDKGVQRTVHYIAGPGIGYRIVKNSNDPFIPSYFPTLPSAYDPAFNAGGSSGSPSYTPNDESSDDVFKGPDGTAASGHVKPPPFPTSDVDRPSKPVTTAPVIGNSEEESDGESYGQAPPFVQDTGSEDLPEVGYVDEDASSFAGPKPTPGPGKPWRPTSKPYRPTKRPYVPLKPTQGSNSIHDDYEVDDDDNSKPEFAIGFNIHHTKPGTTIIRNIGEDYFGIPPGVSVRAHVQSIDLYPFGSKPVSPSEALENDKT, encoded by the exons atatgcAAACAAAGATCGTGGAGGTAGTTACCATTTAGCCCATGGAAATGCAAATAAGGTGGTAGGAGGGAGGTTCGGCTCGAGAGAACCAGGAACTGACGAAATTAAAGAAACTATATACACTGCTGGACCTCGAGg GTTTCGAGCGAAAGGCCCAAATGTGCACCGAAAAATTGACCTAGACCAGCGACCACGAGGACCTATTGGTAATAAAGATGACCCCTACTTCGATCCCAACGAAGACCCCAGCTACTCTTTCAAAGTAGATACTAGGACCTACTCCAAAAATGAAAATGCTGACAGTCGGGGTGATGTTAAAG GACACTATTCATTCGTGGACGACATCGGCGAGCGACACGACGTATCCTACATCGCCGGAAAGGACACAGGTTTCCATGTATCGTCTGCTCATCCTGACGCTCCTAATCTCATCGGATCACCGTTCCATCGCGCACCTCTTGTAAGAGGAGAGAGTAAATCGAGAGGTCGAACTGCTGTGCAAAGAGGATTGGATGGTTCTTACAG atttatatccGCGGGGCCTGATCAAAGAAGAACAGAGAGTAGTGACTCGCACGGTAACGTCAGAGGATCCTACACATTTTTGGATGATAAAGGTGTTCAAAG GACGGTACACTATATAGCTGGACCAGGAATTGGGTATCGCATCGTGAAGAATAGCAACGACCCCTTCATCCCCTCTTACTTCCCCACCCTACCAAGTGCATATGATCCAGCATTCAACGCGGGCGGCAGTTCTGGCTCACCATCCTACACTCCAAATGACGAAAGCAGTGATGACGTATTCAAAG GTCCAGACGGTACAGCTGCATCAGGGCACGTCAAACCACCTCCATTTCCTACATCCGACGTCGACAGGCCCAGCAAGCCAGTGACCACCGCTCCCGTTATTGGAAATTCTGAAGAGGAGTCTGATGGGGAAAGTTATGGTCAAGCACCGCCTTTTGTTCAAGATACTGGAAGTGAGGACCTGCCCGAAGTGGGCTACGTCGATGAGGATGCTTCTAGTTTTGCTGGCCCCAAGCCAACTCCTGGACCAG GCAAACCATGGCGTCCCACCAGCAAACCTTATAGGCCGACGAAGAGACCTTACGTACCGCTTAAACCTACCCAAGGATCGAATAGTATACACGATGATTACGAAGTTGACGATGACGATAACAGTAAACCTGAATTCGCGATAGGATTTAATATACATCACACAAAACCTGGCACGACTATTATTAGGAATATAGGGGAGGATTACTTTGGCATACCACCCGGCGTGTCGGTCAGGGCTCATGTGCAAAGTATTGACTTATACCCCTTCGGCTCTAAACCAGTTTCACCCTCTGAAGCTTTGGAAAatgataaaacataa